A section of the Triticum dicoccoides isolate Atlit2015 ecotype Zavitan chromosome 7A, WEW_v2.0, whole genome shotgun sequence genome encodes:
- the LOC119327816 gene encoding uncharacterized protein LOC119327816 isoform X3, translated as MAPETRSRRTRDPRASETAPPPPPPVQRPRLTRAGSRGDAPTRRRSGQVNEDVVSRFPHLESSVQNDVTQLKEATGEDEGGAHIQDLVVVVPRMTRRRAREACASETALPSLQRARLTRGGSRGEAPTSGRSGKVNEDAESRFQHLASSLQNDGMQLNRAMEASLDYMSGNNYAAASSSQMLNVGDEAVELSSRHDGPNILGTYKDGQNNYTSTGHDESGTATNPEDATDRDEGTGQGDQAAGQPKRQRKPRRRNMLGTNRIVINRVSEEGLPVSPKKAEQGYRNALGCILRETVSINETNLRSKANENLRALLISKLHTHYKFPDESLDETTPVNNRALCKWSKLLSSWKSKAKSEYLKKDYETEIKKIWPLVSEEDWNLFKQHCETPEVKEMEKWGKDMWAKSIGNRTLGSRGYPGKKPKWDKQDTEFGAAGNYPVMVPETSRRVHASETALPSAQHPRLTRAGSRVDAPTSGRSGQVNEDVESRFQHLAGSVQNDVMQLKAATGEDEGGVHVQDLVVVVPRMTRRRAREACAPETALPSLQRTRLTRGGSRGEAPTNGRSDISGNDSAAACSSRTISAGDEAVEPSSRHGGPDALGTYTDGQDDYTSTVHDESGTATNPEDATDRDEGTGQGDQAAGQPKKQRKPRRPNMLGTDRIVINRVSEAGLPLSPKKAEQGYSNGLGCILRETVSINETNLRSKANENLRALLISKLHTHYKFPDESLDETTPVNNTALCKWTKLLSSWKSKAKSEYLEKDYETEIKKKWPSVSEEDWNLFKQHCETPEVKEMEKWGKEMRARNIGHHTLGSRGYPGKKPKWDKQDAEFAAAGIPNPFKEFENPRENDYIRGRCKYDEETKTWVLDEKTAKVKELLRQYHVESQSSQESESSARWDDPLNRSINVVLGKDPKTRPAYGRVNGVGLNEKWDTHYPEDRELARQRRRAGRASFESRLAGMREELKEEMREEVEVKAKAMATAQVMEMWPDLIEAVKRSLASGQTAPPSSSVTLAPANVILEKEPRPGAHHSSRSAPFMG; from the exons ATGGCGCCGGAGACGAGGAGCAGGAGGACGAGGGACCCGCGCGCATCggagaccgcgccgccgccgccgccgccggtgcagCGCCCTCGGCTCACGCGCGCCGGAAGCAGGGGGGACGCgccgacccgccgccgctccg GTCAGGTTAATGAGGATGTCGTGAGCAGATTCCCGCATTTGGAAAGTTCGGTACAAAATGATGTTACACAGTTAAAGGAGGCGACTGGAGAGGACGAGGGGGGCGCGCACATCCAAGACCTTGTTGTCGTCGTTCcgcggatgacgaggaggagggcgagggaggcaTGTGCATCGGAGACCGCATTGCCATCGTTGCAGCGCGCTCGACTCACGCGTGGCGGAAGCAGGGGGGAGGCGCCGACCAGTGGCCGCTCCG GTAAGGTTAATGAGGATGCCGAGAGCAGATTCCAGCATTTGGCAAGTTCACTACAAAATGATGGTATGCAGTTAAACAGAGCCATGGAGGCATCGCTGGATT ATATGTCTGGAAACAACTACGCCGCAGCCTCTTCTTCGCAGATGCTAAACGTGGGTGATGAAGCTGTGGAACTGTCGTCACGTCATGACGGTCCCAACATCTTGGGCACATACAAGGATGGGCAGAACAACTACACATCCACTGGTCATGACGAGTCCGGCACCGCCACAAATCCTGAAGATGCGACCGATCGCGATGAAGGGACCGGCCAAGGGGACCAGGCAGCTGGACAACCCAAAAGGCAACGTAAGCCTAGGCGCCGAAACATGCTCGGCACTAATAGGATTGTTATCAACCGAGTGTCTGAGGAGGGTCTACCTGTTAGTCCCAAGAAGGCCGAACAAGGTTACAGGAATGCCCTAGGCTGCATCCTTCGCGAAACTGTGAGCATTAATGAAACCAATCTCAGGTCGAAAGCGAACGAGAATTTGCGAGCGCTCCTCATATCGAAGCTGCACACTCATTACAAGTTCCCGGATGAGTCCCTAGACGAGACCACTCCGGTAAATAACAGAGCCCTCTGCAAGTGGTCCAAGCTTTTGAGTAGTTGGAAATCCAAGGCCAAAAGCGAATACCTTAAGAAAGATTACGAAACTGAGATAAAAAAGATCTGGCCTTTGGTTTCCGAGGAGGACTGGAACCTGTTCAAGCAGCACTGTGAGACCCCTGAAGTCAAGGAGATGGAAAAATGGGGAAAGGATATGTGGGCTAAGAGCATTGGTAACCGCACCCTTGGCAGCCGTGGTTACCCAGGGAAGAAGCCAAAGTGGGACAAGCAGGACACTGAGTTCGGTGCAGCTGGCAACTATCCTGTCATGGTGCCAGAGACGAGTAGGAGGGTGCACGCATCGGAGACCGCGTTGCCCTCGGCGCAGCACCCTCGACTCACGCGCGCTGGAAGCAGGGTGGATGCGCCGACCAGTGGCCGCTCCG GTCAGGTTAATGAGGATGTCGAGAGCAGATTCCAGCATTTGGCAGGTTCAGTACAAAATGATGTTATGCAGTTAAAGGCAGCgaccggagaggacgagggaggtgTGCACGTCCAAGACCTTGTTGTCGTCGTTCCACGAATgacgaggaggagggcgagggaggcaTGCGCACCGGAGACTGCGTTGCCGTCGTTGCAGCGCACTCGACTCACACGCGGTGGAAGCAGGGGGGAGGCCCCGACCAATGGCCGCTCCG ATATTTCTGGAAACGACTCCGCTGCAGCCTGTTCTTCGCGGACGATAAGCGCGGGTGATGAAGCTGTAGAACCGTCATCACGTCATGGCGGCCCCGACGCCTTGGGCACATACACAGATGGGCAGGACGACTACACATCCACTGTTCATGATGAGTCCGGCACCGCCACAAATCCTGAAGATGCGACCGATCGCGACGAAGGGACCGGCCAAGGGGACCAGGCAGCTGGACAACCTAAAAAGCAACGCAAACCTAGGCGCCCAAACATGCTTGGCACCGATAGGATTGTTATCAACCGAGTGTCTGAGGCTGGTCTACCTCTTAGTCCCAAGAAGGCTGAACAAGGTTACAGTAATGGCCTAGGCTGCATCCTTCGCGAAACCGTGAGCATTAATGAAACCAATCTCAGGTCGAAAGCCAATGAGAATTTGCGAGCACTCCTCATATCGAAGCTGCACACTCATTACAAGTTCCCGGATGAGTCCCTAGACGAGACCACTCCGGTAAATAACACAGCCCTCTGCAAGTGGACCAAGCTTTTGAGTAGTTGGAAATCCAAAGCCAAAAGCGAATACCTTGAGAAAGATTACGAAACCGAGATAAAAAAGAAGTGGCCTTCGGTTTCTGAGGAGGACTGGAACCTGTTCAAGCAGCACTGCGAGACCCCTGAAGTCAAGGAGATGGAGAAATGGGGGAAGGAAATGCGGGCAAGGAACATTGGTCACCACACCCTTGGAAGCCGTGGTTACCCAGGGAAGAAGCCGAAGTGGGACAAGCAGGACGCTGAGTTTGCTGCAGCAGGCATACCAAACCCCTTCAAGGAATTTGAAAACCCGCGTGAAAATGATTACATCAGGGGCCGGTGCAAATACGATGAAGAGACTAAGACATGGGTAttggacgagaaaacggcgaaagtCAAGGAACTCCTG AGGCAGTATCATGTGGAATCTCAAAGCTCCCAGGAGTCGGAGTCCTCGGCAAGGTGGGACGACCCTCTGAACAGGTCGATCAACGTGGTGCTCGGCAAGGACCCGAAAACGAGGCCGGCTTATGGTCGTGTGAACGGCGTCGGGCTGAATGAAAAATGGGACACGCATTATCCCGAAGACCGCGAGCTTGCGAGGCAGAGAAGGAGAGCCGGCCGAGCTAGTTTTGAATCCAGATTGGCTGGAATGAGAGAAGAACTTAAAGAAGAAATGAGAGAGGAAGTCGAGGTGAAAGCCAAAGCCATGGCGACAGCACAAGTCATGGAAATGTGGCCCGATCTAATTGAGGCCGTCAAGCGAAGTTTAGCATCGGGGCAAACAGCGCCACCATCATCCTCTGTCACGTTGGCGCCAGCCAATGTCATTTTGGAGAAAGAGCCGCGTCCTGGTGCACATCATAGCAGCCGCTCTGCCCCTTTCATGGGCTAG
- the LOC119327816 gene encoding uncharacterized protein LOC119327816 isoform X1, whose translation MAPETRSRRTRDPRASETAPPPPPPVQRPRLTRAGSRGDAPTRRRSGQVNEDVVSRFPHLESSVQNDVTQLKEATGEDEGGAHIQDLVVVVPRMTRRRAREACASETALPSLQRARLTRGGSRGEAPTSGRSGKVNEDVESRFQHLANRAMEASLDCKVNEDAESRFQHLASSLQNDGMQLNRAMEASLDYMSGNNYAAASSSQMLNVGDEAVELSSRHDGPNILGTYKDGQNNYTSTGHDESGTATNPEDATDRDEGTGQGDQAAGQPKRQRKPRRRNMLGTNRIVINRVSEEGLPVSPKKAEQGYRNALGCILRETVSINETNLRSKANENLRALLISKLHTHYKFPDESLDETTPVNNRALCKWSKLLSSWKSKAKSEYLKKDYETEIKKIWPLVSEEDWNLFKQHCETPEVKEMEKWGKDMWAKSIGNRTLGSRGYPGKKPKWDKQDTEFGAAGNYPVMVPETSRRVHASETALPSAQHPRLTRAGSRVDAPTSGRSGQVNEDVESRFQHLAGSVQNDVMQLKAATGEDEGGVHVQDLVVVVPRMTRRRAREACAPETALPSLQRTRLTRGGSRGEAPTNGRSDISGNDSAAACSSRTISAGDEAVEPSSRHGGPDALGTYTDGQDDYTSTVHDESGTATNPEDATDRDEGTGQGDQAAGQPKKQRKPRRPNMLGTDRIVINRVSEAGLPLSPKKAEQGYSNGLGCILRETVSINETNLRSKANENLRALLISKLHTHYKFPDESLDETTPVNNTALCKWTKLLSSWKSKAKSEYLEKDYETEIKKKWPSVSEEDWNLFKQHCETPEVKEMEKWGKEMRARNIGHHTLGSRGYPGKKPKWDKQDAEFAAAGIPNPFKEFENPRENDYIRGRCKYDEETKTWVLDEKTAKVKELLRQYHVESQSSQESESSARWDDPLNRSINVVLGKDPKTRPAYGRVNGVGLNEKWDTHYPEDRELARQRRRAGRASFESRLAGMREELKEEMREEVEVKAKAMATAQVMEMWPDLIEAVKRSLASGQTAPPSSSVTLAPANVILEKEPRPGAHHSSRSAPFMG comes from the exons ATGGCGCCGGAGACGAGGAGCAGGAGGACGAGGGACCCGCGCGCATCggagaccgcgccgccgccgccgccgccggtgcagCGCCCTCGGCTCACGCGCGCCGGAAGCAGGGGGGACGCgccgacccgccgccgctccg GTCAGGTTAATGAGGATGTCGTGAGCAGATTCCCGCATTTGGAAAGTTCGGTACAAAATGATGTTACACAGTTAAAGGAGGCGACTGGAGAGGACGAGGGGGGCGCGCACATCCAAGACCTTGTTGTCGTCGTTCcgcggatgacgaggaggagggcgagggaggcaTGTGCATCGGAGACCGCATTGCCATCGTTGCAGCGCGCTCGACTCACGCGTGGCGGAAGCAGGGGGGAGGCGCCGACCAGTGGCCGCTCCG GTAAGGTTAATGAGGATGTCGAGAGCAGATTCCAGCATTTGGCAAACAGAGCCATGGAGGCATCGCTGGATT GTAAGGTTAATGAGGATGCCGAGAGCAGATTCCAGCATTTGGCAAGTTCACTACAAAATGATGGTATGCAGTTAAACAGAGCCATGGAGGCATCGCTGGATT ATATGTCTGGAAACAACTACGCCGCAGCCTCTTCTTCGCAGATGCTAAACGTGGGTGATGAAGCTGTGGAACTGTCGTCACGTCATGACGGTCCCAACATCTTGGGCACATACAAGGATGGGCAGAACAACTACACATCCACTGGTCATGACGAGTCCGGCACCGCCACAAATCCTGAAGATGCGACCGATCGCGATGAAGGGACCGGCCAAGGGGACCAGGCAGCTGGACAACCCAAAAGGCAACGTAAGCCTAGGCGCCGAAACATGCTCGGCACTAATAGGATTGTTATCAACCGAGTGTCTGAGGAGGGTCTACCTGTTAGTCCCAAGAAGGCCGAACAAGGTTACAGGAATGCCCTAGGCTGCATCCTTCGCGAAACTGTGAGCATTAATGAAACCAATCTCAGGTCGAAAGCGAACGAGAATTTGCGAGCGCTCCTCATATCGAAGCTGCACACTCATTACAAGTTCCCGGATGAGTCCCTAGACGAGACCACTCCGGTAAATAACAGAGCCCTCTGCAAGTGGTCCAAGCTTTTGAGTAGTTGGAAATCCAAGGCCAAAAGCGAATACCTTAAGAAAGATTACGAAACTGAGATAAAAAAGATCTGGCCTTTGGTTTCCGAGGAGGACTGGAACCTGTTCAAGCAGCACTGTGAGACCCCTGAAGTCAAGGAGATGGAAAAATGGGGAAAGGATATGTGGGCTAAGAGCATTGGTAACCGCACCCTTGGCAGCCGTGGTTACCCAGGGAAGAAGCCAAAGTGGGACAAGCAGGACACTGAGTTCGGTGCAGCTGGCAACTATCCTGTCATGGTGCCAGAGACGAGTAGGAGGGTGCACGCATCGGAGACCGCGTTGCCCTCGGCGCAGCACCCTCGACTCACGCGCGCTGGAAGCAGGGTGGATGCGCCGACCAGTGGCCGCTCCG GTCAGGTTAATGAGGATGTCGAGAGCAGATTCCAGCATTTGGCAGGTTCAGTACAAAATGATGTTATGCAGTTAAAGGCAGCgaccggagaggacgagggaggtgTGCACGTCCAAGACCTTGTTGTCGTCGTTCCACGAATgacgaggaggagggcgagggaggcaTGCGCACCGGAGACTGCGTTGCCGTCGTTGCAGCGCACTCGACTCACACGCGGTGGAAGCAGGGGGGAGGCCCCGACCAATGGCCGCTCCG ATATTTCTGGAAACGACTCCGCTGCAGCCTGTTCTTCGCGGACGATAAGCGCGGGTGATGAAGCTGTAGAACCGTCATCACGTCATGGCGGCCCCGACGCCTTGGGCACATACACAGATGGGCAGGACGACTACACATCCACTGTTCATGATGAGTCCGGCACCGCCACAAATCCTGAAGATGCGACCGATCGCGACGAAGGGACCGGCCAAGGGGACCAGGCAGCTGGACAACCTAAAAAGCAACGCAAACCTAGGCGCCCAAACATGCTTGGCACCGATAGGATTGTTATCAACCGAGTGTCTGAGGCTGGTCTACCTCTTAGTCCCAAGAAGGCTGAACAAGGTTACAGTAATGGCCTAGGCTGCATCCTTCGCGAAACCGTGAGCATTAATGAAACCAATCTCAGGTCGAAAGCCAATGAGAATTTGCGAGCACTCCTCATATCGAAGCTGCACACTCATTACAAGTTCCCGGATGAGTCCCTAGACGAGACCACTCCGGTAAATAACACAGCCCTCTGCAAGTGGACCAAGCTTTTGAGTAGTTGGAAATCCAAAGCCAAAAGCGAATACCTTGAGAAAGATTACGAAACCGAGATAAAAAAGAAGTGGCCTTCGGTTTCTGAGGAGGACTGGAACCTGTTCAAGCAGCACTGCGAGACCCCTGAAGTCAAGGAGATGGAGAAATGGGGGAAGGAAATGCGGGCAAGGAACATTGGTCACCACACCCTTGGAAGCCGTGGTTACCCAGGGAAGAAGCCGAAGTGGGACAAGCAGGACGCTGAGTTTGCTGCAGCAGGCATACCAAACCCCTTCAAGGAATTTGAAAACCCGCGTGAAAATGATTACATCAGGGGCCGGTGCAAATACGATGAAGAGACTAAGACATGGGTAttggacgagaaaacggcgaaagtCAAGGAACTCCTG AGGCAGTATCATGTGGAATCTCAAAGCTCCCAGGAGTCGGAGTCCTCGGCAAGGTGGGACGACCCTCTGAACAGGTCGATCAACGTGGTGCTCGGCAAGGACCCGAAAACGAGGCCGGCTTATGGTCGTGTGAACGGCGTCGGGCTGAATGAAAAATGGGACACGCATTATCCCGAAGACCGCGAGCTTGCGAGGCAGAGAAGGAGAGCCGGCCGAGCTAGTTTTGAATCCAGATTGGCTGGAATGAGAGAAGAACTTAAAGAAGAAATGAGAGAGGAAGTCGAGGTGAAAGCCAAAGCCATGGCGACAGCACAAGTCATGGAAATGTGGCCCGATCTAATTGAGGCCGTCAAGCGAAGTTTAGCATCGGGGCAAACAGCGCCACCATCATCCTCTGTCACGTTGGCGCCAGCCAATGTCATTTTGGAGAAAGAGCCGCGTCCTGGTGCACATCATAGCAGCCGCTCTGCCCCTTTCATGGGCTAG
- the LOC119327816 gene encoding uncharacterized protein LOC119327816 isoform X4 has translation MAPETRSRRTRDPRASETAPPPPPPVQRPRLTRAGSRGDAPTRRRSGQVNEDVVSRFPHLESSVQNDVTQLKEATGEDEGGAHIQDLVVVVPRMTRRRAREACASETALPSLQRARLTRGGSRGEAPTSGRSGKVNEDVESRFQHLANRAMEASLDYMSGNNYAAASSSQMLNVGDEAVELSSRHDGPNILGTYKDGQNNYTSTGHDESGTATNPEDATDRDEGTGQGDQAAGQPKRQRKPRRRNMLGTNRIVINRVSEEGLPVSPKKAEQGYRNALGCILRETVSINETNLRSKANENLRALLISKLHTHYKFPDESLDETTPVNNRALCKWSKLLSSWKSKAKSEYLKKDYETEIKKIWPLVSEEDWNLFKQHCETPEVKEMEKWGKDMWAKSIGNRTLGSRGYPGKKPKWDKQDTEFGAAGNYPVMVPETSRRVHASETALPSAQHPRLTRAGSRVDAPTSGRSGQVNEDVESRFQHLAGSVQNDVMQLKAATGEDEGGVHVQDLVVVVPRMTRRRAREACAPETALPSLQRTRLTRGGSRGEAPTNGRSDISGNDSAAACSSRTISAGDEAVEPSSRHGGPDALGTYTDGQDDYTSTVHDESGTATNPEDATDRDEGTGQGDQAAGQPKKQRKPRRPNMLGTDRIVINRVSEAGLPLSPKKAEQGYSNGLGCILRETVSINETNLRSKANENLRALLISKLHTHYKFPDESLDETTPVNNTALCKWTKLLSSWKSKAKSEYLEKDYETEIKKKWPSVSEEDWNLFKQHCETPEVKEMEKWGKEMRARNIGHHTLGSRGYPGKKPKWDKQDAEFAAAGIPNPFKEFENPRENDYIRGRCKYDEETKTWVLDEKTAKVKELLRQYHVESQSSQESESSARWDDPLNRSINVVLGKDPKTRPAYGRVNGVGLNEKWDTHYPEDRELARQRRRAGRASFESRLAGMREELKEEMREEVEVKAKAMATAQVMEMWPDLIEAVKRSLASGQTAPPSSSVTLAPANVILEKEPRPGAHHSSRSAPFMG, from the exons ATGGCGCCGGAGACGAGGAGCAGGAGGACGAGGGACCCGCGCGCATCggagaccgcgccgccgccgccgccgccggtgcagCGCCCTCGGCTCACGCGCGCCGGAAGCAGGGGGGACGCgccgacccgccgccgctccg GTCAGGTTAATGAGGATGTCGTGAGCAGATTCCCGCATTTGGAAAGTTCGGTACAAAATGATGTTACACAGTTAAAGGAGGCGACTGGAGAGGACGAGGGGGGCGCGCACATCCAAGACCTTGTTGTCGTCGTTCcgcggatgacgaggaggagggcgagggaggcaTGTGCATCGGAGACCGCATTGCCATCGTTGCAGCGCGCTCGACTCACGCGTGGCGGAAGCAGGGGGGAGGCGCCGACCAGTGGCCGCTCCG GTAAGGTTAATGAGGATGTCGAGAGCAGATTCCAGCATTTGGCAAACAGAGCCATGGAGGCATCGCTGGATT ATATGTCTGGAAACAACTACGCCGCAGCCTCTTCTTCGCAGATGCTAAACGTGGGTGATGAAGCTGTGGAACTGTCGTCACGTCATGACGGTCCCAACATCTTGGGCACATACAAGGATGGGCAGAACAACTACACATCCACTGGTCATGACGAGTCCGGCACCGCCACAAATCCTGAAGATGCGACCGATCGCGATGAAGGGACCGGCCAAGGGGACCAGGCAGCTGGACAACCCAAAAGGCAACGTAAGCCTAGGCGCCGAAACATGCTCGGCACTAATAGGATTGTTATCAACCGAGTGTCTGAGGAGGGTCTACCTGTTAGTCCCAAGAAGGCCGAACAAGGTTACAGGAATGCCCTAGGCTGCATCCTTCGCGAAACTGTGAGCATTAATGAAACCAATCTCAGGTCGAAAGCGAACGAGAATTTGCGAGCGCTCCTCATATCGAAGCTGCACACTCATTACAAGTTCCCGGATGAGTCCCTAGACGAGACCACTCCGGTAAATAACAGAGCCCTCTGCAAGTGGTCCAAGCTTTTGAGTAGTTGGAAATCCAAGGCCAAAAGCGAATACCTTAAGAAAGATTACGAAACTGAGATAAAAAAGATCTGGCCTTTGGTTTCCGAGGAGGACTGGAACCTGTTCAAGCAGCACTGTGAGACCCCTGAAGTCAAGGAGATGGAAAAATGGGGAAAGGATATGTGGGCTAAGAGCATTGGTAACCGCACCCTTGGCAGCCGTGGTTACCCAGGGAAGAAGCCAAAGTGGGACAAGCAGGACACTGAGTTCGGTGCAGCTGGCAACTATCCTGTCATGGTGCCAGAGACGAGTAGGAGGGTGCACGCATCGGAGACCGCGTTGCCCTCGGCGCAGCACCCTCGACTCACGCGCGCTGGAAGCAGGGTGGATGCGCCGACCAGTGGCCGCTCCG GTCAGGTTAATGAGGATGTCGAGAGCAGATTCCAGCATTTGGCAGGTTCAGTACAAAATGATGTTATGCAGTTAAAGGCAGCgaccggagaggacgagggaggtgTGCACGTCCAAGACCTTGTTGTCGTCGTTCCACGAATgacgaggaggagggcgagggaggcaTGCGCACCGGAGACTGCGTTGCCGTCGTTGCAGCGCACTCGACTCACACGCGGTGGAAGCAGGGGGGAGGCCCCGACCAATGGCCGCTCCG ATATTTCTGGAAACGACTCCGCTGCAGCCTGTTCTTCGCGGACGATAAGCGCGGGTGATGAAGCTGTAGAACCGTCATCACGTCATGGCGGCCCCGACGCCTTGGGCACATACACAGATGGGCAGGACGACTACACATCCACTGTTCATGATGAGTCCGGCACCGCCACAAATCCTGAAGATGCGACCGATCGCGACGAAGGGACCGGCCAAGGGGACCAGGCAGCTGGACAACCTAAAAAGCAACGCAAACCTAGGCGCCCAAACATGCTTGGCACCGATAGGATTGTTATCAACCGAGTGTCTGAGGCTGGTCTACCTCTTAGTCCCAAGAAGGCTGAACAAGGTTACAGTAATGGCCTAGGCTGCATCCTTCGCGAAACCGTGAGCATTAATGAAACCAATCTCAGGTCGAAAGCCAATGAGAATTTGCGAGCACTCCTCATATCGAAGCTGCACACTCATTACAAGTTCCCGGATGAGTCCCTAGACGAGACCACTCCGGTAAATAACACAGCCCTCTGCAAGTGGACCAAGCTTTTGAGTAGTTGGAAATCCAAAGCCAAAAGCGAATACCTTGAGAAAGATTACGAAACCGAGATAAAAAAGAAGTGGCCTTCGGTTTCTGAGGAGGACTGGAACCTGTTCAAGCAGCACTGCGAGACCCCTGAAGTCAAGGAGATGGAGAAATGGGGGAAGGAAATGCGGGCAAGGAACATTGGTCACCACACCCTTGGAAGCCGTGGTTACCCAGGGAAGAAGCCGAAGTGGGACAAGCAGGACGCTGAGTTTGCTGCAGCAGGCATACCAAACCCCTTCAAGGAATTTGAAAACCCGCGTGAAAATGATTACATCAGGGGCCGGTGCAAATACGATGAAGAGACTAAGACATGGGTAttggacgagaaaacggcgaaagtCAAGGAACTCCTG AGGCAGTATCATGTGGAATCTCAAAGCTCCCAGGAGTCGGAGTCCTCGGCAAGGTGGGACGACCCTCTGAACAGGTCGATCAACGTGGTGCTCGGCAAGGACCCGAAAACGAGGCCGGCTTATGGTCGTGTGAACGGCGTCGGGCTGAATGAAAAATGGGACACGCATTATCCCGAAGACCGCGAGCTTGCGAGGCAGAGAAGGAGAGCCGGCCGAGCTAGTTTTGAATCCAGATTGGCTGGAATGAGAGAAGAACTTAAAGAAGAAATGAGAGAGGAAGTCGAGGTGAAAGCCAAAGCCATGGCGACAGCACAAGTCATGGAAATGTGGCCCGATCTAATTGAGGCCGTCAAGCGAAGTTTAGCATCGGGGCAAACAGCGCCACCATCATCCTCTGTCACGTTGGCGCCAGCCAATGTCATTTTGGAGAAAGAGCCGCGTCCTGGTGCACATCATAGCAGCCGCTCTGCCCCTTTCATGGGCTAG